A single window of Candidatus Tanganyikabacteria bacterium DNA harbors:
- a CDS encoding AAA family ATPase, whose product MTDQAVGNERFESDLEYLEAEFEWAVARAARLKAEHDEIPADEPSPFRRRELKAGIRQEAAKPRERRPKPAEIKALREAEQQVRTRVDRRLAATRDANMPLALDLLCERHHLDAEARIVIILATCLCTSRRLQEAGGARWFDLCVDDVFFFLEMPFQERIRRRSMFGARAPLVGSGLVKLDVPDRLVDPKDLLSASITLPMRTFKFLVGDQCLDDDFMEFSSLEDPRATFDDVVLDPGDLARITRILGAHDRYLEVRREWGFEERIRYGRSLGMLFYGPPGTGKTLTAHAIAARLGKRVLRVDVLAFMTMTHEADHLLPRIFREAALQDALVLFDECELLFKDRRDGNGLMNLMLEELERYEGIVVLATNLPEMLDPALKRRMQVRVCFPEPDSQARQAIWRRLLPEQAHLAADVDLQALASRYELAGGYIKNAVLEALALAVHDDPAAPVLHQRHLEAAAKAQATGLDWVDFCLVQPKVKLDKVVMADETRRDIVELIHAVRYRREVIERWGIGADLGSHKGLAVLFTGGPGTGKTLTAEAIAAELGRGLLLTSMSVVLSKFVGDTEKHLESLFERAQAEGAVLFVDEADSLLAERGSGRASRHDDSAVNVLLTQMEHFDGLLILATNRPEVLDHALGRRLAYSVRFPFPDAAARSRIWAHHFPDTVPFEGAIDFAALGEAYQLSGGQIRQAAFRAATRAQMAAGRITAGLLAEAAAEEARRDRNGKGAVGFRPPGLVANGATETGNVELDRYHDGQTLA is encoded by the coding sequence GTGACCGACCAGGCTGTGGGCAACGAGCGGTTCGAGTCCGATCTCGAGTACCTCGAGGCGGAGTTCGAGTGGGCCGTGGCGCGGGCGGCGCGATTGAAGGCTGAGCACGACGAGATCCCGGCCGACGAGCCTTCGCCGTTTCGCCGGCGGGAGCTCAAGGCGGGCATCCGCCAGGAAGCCGCCAAGCCCCGCGAAAGGCGACCGAAGCCGGCGGAAATCAAGGCCCTGCGCGAGGCCGAGCAGCAGGTGCGCACCCGCGTCGACCGCCGCCTGGCGGCCACCCGCGACGCCAACATGCCCCTGGCGCTGGATCTGCTGTGCGAGCGGCATCACCTGGATGCCGAGGCGCGCATCGTGATCATCCTGGCCACCTGCCTGTGCACGTCGCGACGCCTGCAGGAGGCCGGCGGGGCGCGGTGGTTCGACCTGTGCGTCGACGATGTCTTCTTCTTCCTCGAGATGCCCTTCCAGGAGCGCATCCGGCGGCGGTCCATGTTCGGGGCGCGGGCCCCCTTGGTCGGCAGCGGCCTGGTCAAGCTCGACGTTCCCGACCGCCTGGTCGATCCCAAGGATCTCCTATCCGCCTCGATCACGCTGCCCATGCGGACGTTCAAGTTTCTGGTCGGCGACCAGTGCCTCGACGACGACTTCATGGAGTTCTCGTCGCTCGAGGACCCGCGGGCGACCTTCGACGACGTGGTGCTCGATCCAGGCGATCTGGCGCGGATCACGCGTATCCTGGGCGCCCATGACCGCTACCTGGAGGTGCGGCGCGAGTGGGGCTTCGAGGAGAGAATCCGGTACGGGCGGAGCCTGGGGATGCTCTTCTACGGCCCACCCGGGACCGGCAAGACGCTGACCGCACACGCCATCGCCGCGCGGCTCGGCAAGCGGGTCCTGCGCGTGGACGTCCTGGCCTTCATGACGATGACCCACGAGGCCGACCACCTGCTGCCGCGCATCTTCCGGGAGGCGGCCCTGCAGGATGCGCTCGTGCTCTTCGACGAGTGCGAGTTGCTCTTCAAGGATCGGCGCGACGGCAACGGGCTGATGAACCTCATGCTCGAGGAGTTGGAGCGCTACGAGGGCATCGTGGTCCTGGCGACCAACCTGCCCGAGATGCTCGATCCGGCGCTCAAGCGCCGCATGCAGGTTCGCGTCTGCTTCCCCGAGCCGGATTCCCAGGCCCGGCAGGCCATCTGGCGCCGCCTGCTCCCCGAGCAGGCCCATCTGGCCGCCGACGTCGACCTGCAGGCGCTGGCCTCGCGCTACGAGCTGGCGGGGGGCTACATCAAAAACGCGGTGCTCGAGGCGCTGGCGCTGGCCGTCCACGACGATCCCGCAGCGCCGGTGCTCCACCAGCGGCACCTCGAGGCGGCCGCCAAGGCCCAGGCGACGGGCCTCGACTGGGTAGACTTCTGCCTGGTGCAGCCGAAGGTCAAGCTCGACAAGGTGGTGATGGCCGACGAGACCCGGCGCGACATCGTCGAGCTGATCCACGCGGTGCGCTACCGGCGGGAGGTCATCGAGCGGTGGGGCATCGGCGCCGACCTGGGGAGCCACAAGGGCCTGGCCGTGCTCTTCACCGGCGGGCCGGGGACCGGCAAGACGCTCACGGCCGAGGCCATCGCCGCCGAACTGGGCCGGGGTCTCCTGCTGACATCGATGTCGGTCGTGCTGTCGAAGTTCGTAGGCGATACCGAGAAGCACCTCGAGAGCCTCTTCGAGCGGGCGCAGGCCGAGGGGGCCGTGCTTTTCGTGGACGAGGCCGACAGCCTGCTGGCCGAGCGCGGCTCCGGCCGGGCTTCGCGCCACGACGACAGCGCGGTCAACGTCCTGCTCACGCAGATGGAGCACTTCGACGGCCTGCTTATCCTCGCCACCAACCGGCCGGAGGTCCTCGACCACGCGCTAGGACGGCGCCTGGCCTACTCCGTGCGGTTCCCGTTCCCCGACGCCGCCGCCCGGTCCCGCATCTGGGCTCACCACTTCCCGGACACCGTGCCCTTCGAGGGGGCGATCGATTTCGCAGCCCTCGGCGAAGCCTACCAGCTATCGGGCGGCCAGATCCGCCAGGCGGCCTTCCGGGCCGCCACGCGGGCGCAGATGGCGGCCGGGCGGATCACCGCCGGCCTCCTGGCCGAGGCCGCCGCCGAGGAGGCCAGGCGGGATCGCAACGGGAAGGGCGCGGTCGGGTTCCGGCCGCCGGGACTCGTGGCGAACGGGGCGACCGAGACAGGCAACGTAGAGCTTGATCGATACCATGACGGACAGACCCTGGCTTGA
- a CDS encoding WYL domain-containing protein has product MRGQRQATGKKGLAEPLRRLFALAVALLERPRRREELALVGVADPRDPSSVTRDINALRSLGWEIRSRGGRPYTLYTGNIPLLVDTGEARALLLMAELAEQAGFPDHDVLRRLVARIPAPIRSGAAADGRVRIHPSLVGYRPHDATLRLIRQSLARGRRMRLVYGHPWHDESRTYLVDAAELSWIDGTLILFAFCPEAPGAHDAQKTREFRVDRILAVQPTSLACERSFAPKFSFTYRILPGLRRAFGAPGSHRLLAEAADGTLTLRGVANTEFRAQRYLLAFGPYAEAVAPESLRSRLARVSAETAEIYRSG; this is encoded by the coding sequence ATGAGAGGACAACGCCAGGCGACCGGGAAGAAGGGTCTGGCCGAGCCATTGCGCCGGCTTTTCGCGCTGGCCGTCGCCCTGCTGGAAAGGCCGCGCCGGCGGGAAGAGCTTGCCCTGGTCGGCGTGGCCGACCCGCGCGACCCGTCCAGCGTCACGCGGGACATCAACGCCCTCCGCTCGCTGGGCTGGGAAATTCGCAGCCGGGGCGGCCGCCCCTACACCCTCTACACCGGGAATATCCCCCTGCTGGTGGACACCGGCGAGGCCAGAGCGCTGCTGCTGATGGCCGAACTGGCCGAGCAGGCGGGTTTTCCAGATCACGACGTCCTGCGGCGTCTAGTCGCCCGGATCCCCGCGCCGATTCGCTCCGGGGCCGCCGCCGACGGCCGGGTCCGGATTCACCCGTCCCTCGTGGGCTACCGGCCGCACGACGCCACGCTGCGGCTCATCCGGCAAAGCCTGGCGCGAGGCCGCCGGATGCGCCTGGTCTACGGCCACCCCTGGCACGACGAGTCCAGGACCTACCTGGTCGATGCCGCCGAGCTGAGCTGGATAGATGGGACCCTCATCCTCTTCGCGTTCTGCCCCGAGGCACCTGGCGCGCACGACGCGCAGAAGACCCGCGAGTTCCGGGTCGACCGGATCCTGGCGGTCCAACCGACGTCGCTCGCGTGCGAGCGGTCCTTCGCACCGAAGTTCTCCTTCACCTACCGGATCCTCCCGGGCCTCAGGCGCGCCTTCGGCGCTCCGGGCTCCCACCGGCTCCTGGCCGAGGCCGCCGACGGGACGCTGACGCTCCGCGGCGTCGCCAACACCGAGTTTCGCGCCCAGCGCTACCTGCTGGCATTCGGTCCCTACGCCGAGGCCGTCGCGCCGGAGAGCCTCCGCTCCCGCCTGGCCCGCGTCTCGGCCGAGACGGCGGAGATCTACCGGTCAGGGTGA